In Oscillospiraceae bacterium, the genomic window AAATTCATGGAGAAATCTCTGCTCCTCTGCAAAAAACGTGCTACAATGGGGCAGAATGAAGAAACCGGAACAAAGAAACCGGAGGAGAAAAATATGAGTACCAAAGTTTTTTTCTACACCCTGCGTCCCTTTGATGAGCAGGCCATCGTCAAGGACTTGGCCCAGCAATGGGGCGTGGAATACGGCTACACCGAGGCCTATCCCACCCTGGAAAATGCCCAGCTGGCGGCAGGGTACGACGCTGTTTCCCTGACCCCCTGCGACATGAGCGCACCTATGGTCCAGCGGTTCCACGACCTGGGGGTCAAGGCCATCTGCTGCCGTTCCATCGGCTACGACCATGTGGACCTGGAAAAGGCCCGGGAGCTGGGCATGAAGGTGTCCAACGTGGACTATCCGCCCAACGGCGTGGCAAACTTTGCTATTATGCTGATGCTGATGAGCCTGCGGAAGGCTGGCCATATCCTGAAGCGTGGAGAAGTGCAGGACTACTCCCTGAAGGGCAAGATCGGCCGGGATATTTCCAGCTGCACCGTAGGCGTTATTGGCACCGGCCGCATTGGCCAGACGGTGCTGAAGCATCTGTCCGGCTTTGGCTGCAGCCTGCTGGCCTACGACCTGTACCCCAACCAGGAGGTAAAGAAGATCGCTGAATATGTGCCCCTGGAGACCCTGCTGGCAGAAAGCGACGTTATCACCCTCCACACCAACGCCACCGAGGAAAACCACCACCTGCTGGATGCCGCTGCCTTTGCCAAGATGAAGCCCGGTGTTACCATCGTCAACACCGCCCGGGGCAAGCTCATTGACAGCGATGCCCTGCTGGCAGCCCTGGAAAGCGGTCAGGTGGGGGCAGCCGGTCTGGATGTGCTGGAAAATGAGAACGGCCTGTACTATTATAATCGGATGGGGGATGTGATCCCCAACCCGGAGCTGGCAGCTTTCCGGGCCATGCCCAACGTGATCCTGACGGACCACACGGCTTTTTATACCTACGAGGATGTAAAGAGCATGGTGCGTGGCGTGCTGGAAAGTGCCGCCGCCTTTGCCGAGGGCTCGCCTACCCGGCATGAGGTGACCAACCGCTGAGAAAGGCCTTTTCCCCAAAAAGAAAAATCGGACAGACCAGGGTCTGTCCGATTTTTTGCTGTTTAAAAGGATGCGGATGTAGATCAGCCAGCCAGAGCGGCAGAAACAGCGTCCTTCACGCCGTTGGTGGTGAGGGTTGCACCGGACACGCCGTCGATCTCGGCGCTGTTGGCAGCCACAACCTGCTTAGCCAGCTCCTCCAGAGCGGCACCGCCGATGCTCTCGGTCTCGCTTGCGCCCTCCAGCTTGCAGTCGGAGACAGTGCCGTCAGCTTCCACAGTCAGGGTGGCAACGATGTCGCCGCCAAAGCCCTTGCCGGTGCCGGTCTTGGTAACGCTGGAAGCAGCGGTGGGCCGCCGCAGGCCACCAGAGAGGCACCCACAACGAGGCTCATGGCCACAGCAGCGGCCAGCTTACGAATGGTCTGGTTCTTCATTCTTCATTTTCTCCAAAATAAAAGATGATTCATACGTTTGACCTGAAAGGTGCGTGCAATTCAGGGATTGTATTAAAGTACCATACAAAAGCGTGGTCTGTCAAAAGGAGGGCTCAACTTGGCATCAATTGGATAAAAGAATGTGGAGCTGTTGCTTTTTGTCAACGTGAGGCAGAAAAAGCTGCCCCACCGGTGAGGGTGGGGCAGCCGTTTGCAAGGGGGAGGGGAGAGGTCAGCCCAGGCTCACGCCCATGCGGCGTGCCACGGTGAGCAGCTCGCAGCCCTCGGGTACGTTGCGGGTCTTGCCGGCGATGTCGGCCAGACGGTTCTGGGTCACGCGGCCGTTCACCATGGCCACGGTCACGCCGTAGCGCTCGATCTCCACCAGCTTGGCGGCATAGCTGCCGAACTCGGTGGCCAGCACGCGGTCGTAGGCGCTGGGGCTGCCGCCGCGCTGCATGTGGCCCGGGATGCACACACGGGTCTCCATGCCGGTCTTTTTCTGCACGGCCTGTGCGATGCGGTTGGTGGCGGTGGCACCAAAGCCCTGCTCGGCACGCTTGGCCATCCAGTCCTTACGCTTCATGCGGGCTTCTTCCACGTTCATGGCACCCTCGGCCACGGCGATGATGGAAAAGTTGGAGCCTCTCTTGGCGCGGCGCTCCACGGCCTCGCACACGCGGTCGATGTCGTAGGGCATCTCGGGCAGCAGGATGATGTCGGCACCGCCGGCAATGCCGGAATACAGAGTCAGCCAGCCGGCCTTGTTGCCCATGATCTCAATGCACATCACGCGGCTGTGGCTGCCGGCGGTGGTGTGGATGCGGTCGATGACCTCCGTGGCAATGTCCACAGCAGTGTGGAAGCCAAAGGTCACATCGGTGCCAAAGATGTCGTTGTCGATGGTCTTGGGCAGGCCGATGATGTTGAGCCCTTCCTGCGAGAGCAGGTTGGCCGTTTTGTGGGTGCCATTGCCGCCCAGGCAAAGCAGGCAGTCCAGCTTGGCGTCCTTGTAGGTCTTTTTCATGGCGGCCACTTTATCGACGTTGTCATCCTCCACCACGCGCATCATTTTAAAAGGCGTGCGCTTGGTGCCCAGGATGGTGCCGCCCAGGGTCAGAATGCCGCGGAAATCGTCCTCGGACATCTCCTTGTAGTCCCCGTTGATCAGGCCGCTGTAGCCGTTCAGGATGCCGACAATCTCCACGTTGTCACCCATGCGGGCGTACAGTGCTTTTGCTACACCGCGGATGGTGGCGTTCAGGCCCGGACAGTCGCCGCCGGAGGTCAGGATACCAACACGTTTTTTCATTCAAAAGCCCTCTTTCCTCTGAGCTTCAGGGCCGCTGACCCTGAGCACACTATTTATAGTATAAGAGTATTCCGAATGCGGGTGGGTGTCAAGCCATCTGGACAAAATTTTACATGCTGCCGTGCTGCAAAAGCGCCTGGCAAAAAAGTTTGCGGAAAAAGCAAAAAAGTGGTTGACAAGGACACACTCTTCGGGTATAATATCCCTTGTCAGCAGCGCCGAACCGCTCCTGACAAACCGAATAATGGGGATTTGCATAGTGGTAGTGCGGTAGACTCTGACTCTACTTGTGGGAGTTCGATTCTCTCATCCCCAACCAGACCGCAGCCCAATCGGCTGCGGTATTTTCGGGGCATAGCGCAGTTGGTAGCGCGCCTCGTTCGGGACGAGGAGGCCGTGGGTTCAAATCCCGCTGCTCCGACCAAAAAAAGCAGACACACGTTTGTGTGTCTGCTTTTTTGTTTGTCGGAGCCGGGATTTGAACAGGGCGGCGGCATGAAATGCCGTAAACAAAGCCATAGCATGGCTTTGTTTAGCCCGCGGGTCCCAACCAGTAGGAAAGTCTACCCAGGGAGAAGTCGTAACACATTCGTGTACTGGTCTTTTTTAATCTCCGCAGCGGGATTTGCAGCGGAGGCGACCGCCGCCTGCGGCGGGAACAGGGAGCCGAGGCTGGGGCAGCGGTCAGCAAGACGCGAATGCCGCTCAAGGCATGAAGCGGATGCTGGGTGA contains:
- a CDS encoding FMN-binding protein: MEADGTVSDCKLEGASETESIGGAALEELAKQVVAANSAEIDGVSGATLTTNGVKDAVSAALAG
- a CDS encoding 6-phosphofructokinase — its product is MKKRVGILTSGGDCPGLNATIRGVAKALYARMGDNVEIVGILNGYSGLINGDYKEMSEDDFRGILTLGGTILGTKRTPFKMMRVVEDDNVDKVAAMKKTYKDAKLDCLLCLGGNGTHKTANLLSQEGLNIIGLPKTIDNDIFGTDVTFGFHTAVDIATEVIDRIHTTAGSHSRVMCIEIMGNKAGWLTLYSGIAGGADIILLPEMPYDIDRVCEAVERRAKRGSNFSIIAVAEGAMNVEEARMKRKDWMAKRAEQGFGATATNRIAQAVQKKTGMETRVCIPGHMQRGGSPSAYDRVLATEFGSYAAKLVEIERYGVTVAMVNGRVTQNRLADIAGKTRNVPEGCELLTVARRMGVSLG
- a CDS encoding D-isomer specific 2-hydroxyacid dehydrogenase family protein, yielding MSTKVFFYTLRPFDEQAIVKDLAQQWGVEYGYTEAYPTLENAQLAAGYDAVSLTPCDMSAPMVQRFHDLGVKAICCRSIGYDHVDLEKARELGMKVSNVDYPPNGVANFAIMLMLMSLRKAGHILKRGEVQDYSLKGKIGRDISSCTVGVIGTGRIGQTVLKHLSGFGCSLLAYDLYPNQEVKKIAEYVPLETLLAESDVITLHTNATEENHHLLDAAAFAKMKPGVTIVNTARGKLIDSDALLAALESGQVGAAGLDVLENENGLYYYNRMGDVIPNPELAAFRAMPNVILTDHTAFYTYEDVKSMVRGVLESAAAFAEGSPTRHEVTNR